From the Tenacibaculum dicentrarchi genome, the window TAAGAATATGCTACTTTATCTTTTGAAAATAATTTTCCAATAATAGGTAGTAAAATATTAGTGTGAAATTGATATCCTTGTTTAAAGGGAAATTTAGTAGGGTTAGAGGTTTCTAAGACTACAAATTTACCTCCAGGTTTTAAAATACGGTATATTTCAGTTAATCCTTTATTTAGGTTTTCAAAATTTCTAACTCCAAAAGAAACTGTTATTGCATCAAAAGTATTGTTTTCAAAAGGCATTTTTTCGCTATCACCAACAATCATTTCTATTTTATGGGTTAAATTAGCTTTGGCAATTTTTTGCTTACCAACTTCTAACATTCCTGCAGAAATATCTAAACCTACAATTTTATCAGGGTTTAAATCTGCCATCATTAAAGCTAAGTCACCAGTACCAGTAGCGATATCTAAAATTTGTTTAGGATTATTTTCGCCTATTAATTTTACTACTTTTTTTCGCCAGCTAACATCAATCCCTAAAGAGATAACACGGTTTAATCCGTCGTAATCTTCAGAAATATTGTCAAACATTTTAGCTACTTGTTCTTTTTTTCCTAAGTCAGAATCTTTGTATGGTTTGATTGTTTTAGACATCTTTTTTATAAATTATCCGTTAATAGCAACTACTTGATTAATTTTATTAGGTAGCATATCTTTAAGCATAGTTTCAATACCATTTTTTAAAGTTACCGTTGATGAGGGGCAACCGCTACAAGCACCTTGTAATATTACACTAACTATTTTAGTATCTTTATTGTACGATTGAAAGGCAATATTCCCACCATCAGAGGCTACGGCTGGTTTAATATATTCATCTAAAATAGCAACAATTTCAGCTTCTGTAGCTGTTAAATCTTCCTTCGGAATTTCAACATTTTCTTTGGTTTGTTGCTTAGGAAGTTCTTTTATAATTATTTTTCCTTCTTGAATATAAGTTCTAATAAAAGAGCGAATTTCTTGGTGTACTTCATTCCATTCAATCATGTCATATTTTGTAATAGACACGTAATTTTCAGAAATAAAAATTTCTTTTACAAACGGAAATCCGAATAATTCTTGCGCTAAAGGCGATGATTTACTAGCTTCTTCGATATTTTTAAACTCAACATCTGTTTGAGTAAGTGCTTTATTTGAACCAAATTTCATAACCGCAGGGTTAGGAGTAACTTCGGCATATACTTCAACAGCTTCTTTTTTAGTATTTACTTCTTCTACTAATTTGTTACCATCTTGTAAATAGCTTTCAATTTGTTCACGCAATTCTTCTTCTACGTCTTCCCACTGCACAATATCATAACGCTGAACTGCGATGAAATTAGCAGTAATTAGTATTTTTTTTACAAAAGGAAGGTAAAAAAGTTGTTGTGCTAAAGGTGAGTTTTTAGCTTCGTCTATATTATTAAACTCATAACTACCGCCGTTTACTAAAATTGTACTGCTTGTAAATTTTAAAATAGTTTCGTTATTGGTTTCTTGTATACGTATTTTTATCGTGCTCATAAGTTGTGAAATGAAGTGCAAAATTACGGTAAAAAACTGAGATATATGTATATAAAAAATCCTGCAAAAGCAGGATTTGAATATAAGCTGTTATGCTTGTGTTTATAAATTAAAGGTTAGCGTTGCTGAAATTTTAGATGTTTTGTTATCTGTAGTTAAATCGCCAGTGTTATAGATGGTGTAAAATTGCTTTCTTTGCTGTTTAGAGTAGGCTAAATCTATTTTTGTGTTTCCAAAGTTATAACCTAAGCCTGTTGAAAAACCGCTTAAATTATCTTTATTTGTATTGCCACCTAAAATAAGGTTTGGATTTTTTTCATAATGGTAACCACCACGAATACTTATGTTATCAAAACGCCATTCTGTACCAATATTTAAAGCATGTGTATTTCGATAATTATTGTTAAAATTGTCATTTTCTACAGAAAAATTACCATCACTAAATTTGATGTTTTTGTAATTTTTATAGGTATAATCAATACTAATTAATCCTTTTTTACCAAAAACGTACGCGCCACTAGCGGTAATTCTGCTAGGAGTTTTAAAGCGGTAAACATTTTCTTGAAAAGGATTATCGCTTTCTAAACGCTCTCCATTATTAATGTTAGGTGTTTTTAAATCAAAATATCCTTTGTAATTTTGATATACAAAATCATCTTTATCATAAGGTACTAAATTACTATTTTCATAAACTTCATAATACCAGGTAGGTGTTTCAAAAGCCAATCCTAAACGTAAATTTTGATTAAACTTATAAATAAACCCAACATTTAACGAAAAACCATTCGAATCAAAAGAACTATCTTGAACATTAAAGGCATCTAAGGTGTTTCCGTCGGTATCGTTATTAAACTCATTAAGTTTAATAAGTTGGGTGAAATTAATTTTATGAAAATTTAAGGTAGCTCCAACAGATAATTTATTCAGATGAACGGCAGAAAATCCGAAGCTGTAAACGCTACTTTTTCCAGTGGTTTCGTTTTCTATAAACTGTTCTTGAGGATAGTCAAAAATGATAGAAGGATCGGTAAGATGTTCTGTAAAATACGCATCGCTACTATTTCCTTGAGCGTTATAAGCACTGTTAAAATCTTTTTTTATTCGATAATTAACACTTAGCGCAAACCGATTCCAATTAGAATTATAAGCGCTATCAAAAGTTAAAATTGCGCCAGCTTGACTCAGGTTAAATTCAGCGTTTTCGGTATTGGCTTTATTGCCATAATACATAGAAGAGTAGGCGGTATTTCGATTACTTAAAGTTGCCGACACAACACTTTTTCGACTAACAACAGCACCTGCAGGGTTAATCCCTATAGCAGAAATATCACCACCTAATGCACCAAAAGCGCCACTCATTGCTTCAAAACGAGCCGTTCCGTTAGTATCATCTCCTGAAAACAAAGTTCCTAATTCGTTGTAATTTAATGATTGTGAAAAACCAGTATATGTACTAGCGATAAGTATCGCAAAAGTTAAAATTCGTTTCATTTTTTTGTTAATTAGTTGTAAAACTGATTTAGAAAATTAGCGTCTGTTATTAGTTGAACTTCTGCTGTTAGACGACCTATTACTATTTCTTCTTGAATACGTTGAATTACTGCGAGAGTTTCTTGATGTTGTTGGTCTGTTATAATTTTTAGTATTGTTATTACTATTTCTTCTTGAATACGTTGAATTACTGCGAGAGTTTCTTGATGTTGTTGGTCTGTTATAACTTTTAGTATTGTTATTACTGTTCCTTCTTGAATACGTTGAATTACTGCGAGAGTTTTTAGTTGTTCGAGTACTTCTTGTATTGCGGTTTATTTTATTGGCATTTCTAGAAGGTGTGTATTTTCTAGTAGAATTACCACGAGTTGTTCGTGTATTTCTAGTGTTCCGGGTGTTTCTTGTATTGGTCGTATTTCTAGTATTTTTAGAACCTCTTATATTTCTGTATGAACGATTGTTTCTACTAGCATTTGTATTTCTTCTATAGCTTTTTGTATTTCTTCTTGAAGTGGTTGCAATTCTTCTATATTTTGATGCAGCTCTGTAACTTCTGTAAGGATTCGAACCGTTGTGACAGCTGTAATAACGGTTATAGTTACTGTAATAGTTGCGTCTGTAGTATGGGTAATAATAAGGGTTGTTATAA encodes:
- the ubiE gene encoding bifunctional demethylmenaquinone methyltransferase/2-methoxy-6-polyprenyl-1,4-benzoquinol methylase UbiE; this encodes MSKTIKPYKDSDLGKKEQVAKMFDNISEDYDGLNRVISLGIDVSWRKKVVKLIGENNPKQILDIATGTGDLALMMADLNPDKIVGLDISAGMLEVGKQKIAKANLTHKIEMIVGDSEKMPFENNTFDAITVSFGVRNFENLNKGLTEIYRILKPGGKFVVLETSNPTKFPFKQGYQFHTNILLPIIGKLFSKDKVAYSYLSESANSFPFGEAFNNILQKNGFKNVNNLPVTFGVASIYTAFK
- a CDS encoding NifU family protein, whose protein sequence is MSTIKIRIQETNNETILKFTSSTILVNGGSYEFNNIDEAKNSPLAQQLFYLPFVKKILITANFIAVQRYDIVQWEDVEEELREQIESYLQDGNKLVEEVNTKKEAVEVYAEVTPNPAVMKFGSNKALTQTDVEFKNIEEASKSSPLAQELFGFPFVKEIFISENYVSITKYDMIEWNEVHQEIRSFIRTYIQEGKIIIKELPKQQTKENVEIPKEDLTATEAEIVAILDEYIKPAVASDGGNIAFQSYNKDTKIVSVILQGACSGCPSSTVTLKNGIETMLKDMLPNKINQVVAING
- a CDS encoding OmpP1/FadL family transporter; translation: MKRILTFAILIASTYTGFSQSLNYNELGTLFSGDDTNGTARFEAMSGAFGALGGDISAIGINPAGAVVSRKSVVSATLSNRNTAYSSMYYGNKANTENAEFNLSQAGAILTFDSAYNSNWNRFALSVNYRIKKDFNSAYNAQGNSSDAYFTEHLTDPSIIFDYPQEQFIENETTGKSSVYSFGFSAVHLNKLSVGATLNFHKINFTQLIKLNEFNNDTDGNTLDAFNVQDSSFDSNGFSLNVGFIYKFNQNLRLGLAFETPTWYYEVYENSNLVPYDKDDFVYQNYKGYFDLKTPNINNGERLESDNPFQENVYRFKTPSRITASGAYVFGKKGLISIDYTYKNYKNIKFSDGNFSVENDNFNNNYRNTHALNIGTEWRFDNISIRGGYHYEKNPNLILGGNTNKDNLSGFSTGLGYNFGNTKIDLAYSKQQRKQFYTIYNTGDLTTDNKTSKISATLTFNL